Proteins from one Deltaproteobacteria bacterium genomic window:
- a CDS encoding succinate dehydrogenase cytochrome b subunit: protein MIRFFLSSIGAKMLAAVTGVMLLVFVIGHMIGNWQVFLGPDQLNNYGIALRVYPLLLWGARGGIILSLLLHVLAVTRLTLINRAVRPQPYAMQQPVKASWASRNMYVSGLMVAFFVLYHLLQFTWRVTNSDYKSFIDYQGRFDIYRMVVAGFSNPLISLTYIIAMLLLGAHLWHGGSSVFQSLGITSGRTRKFFDRVGPALAVIIVLGEIAMPIAVLAGLVSL from the coding sequence ATGATACGATTTTTCTTGTCATCGATTGGCGCCAAAATGCTGGCGGCAGTGACTGGTGTAATGCTTTTAGTCTTTGTAATTGGCCATATGATTGGCAATTGGCAGGTTTTTCTAGGCCCTGACCAACTAAATAATTATGGTATTGCTTTACGTGTGTATCCGTTGCTGCTTTGGGGGGCGCGCGGTGGCATAATATTATCATTGCTTCTACACGTTTTGGCGGTTACGCGTTTAACCTTAATAAATCGCGCGGTCAGACCTCAACCATATGCCATGCAACAACCAGTAAAAGCGAGTTGGGCTTCACGCAATATGTATGTTAGCGGCTTAATGGTGGCGTTTTTTGTGCTTTACCATTTACTGCAATTTACCTGGCGCGTAACTAATTCTGACTATAAAAGTTTTATCGATTACCAAGGCCGTTTTGACATTTATCGTATGGTGGTAGCGGGTTTCTCTAATCCTCTAATAAGCTTAACTTATATTATCGCTATGCTCTTACTCGGGGCGCATCTTTGGCATGGGGGCTCAAGTGTTTTTCAATCACTGGGCATAACTAGTGGCAGAACCCGCAAATTTTTTGATCGGGTCGGCCCAGCGCTTGCCGTCATTATAGTGCTCGGCGAAATCGCTATGCCCATTGCCGTTCTTGCTGGCCTTGTGTCGCTTTAA
- a CDS encoding HEPN domain-containing protein, with the protein MTPQSQIHNANEALTFSERFLTAAQQLAASNLYDRATSQLYYAVFHAVRALLFTAGIEPRSHRSLRSLFRLHFVKNGLFLNEDAVFLDQLSQEREDADYVITYVVDIKEYEGWLTQAQDLIARIKTNVPH; encoded by the coding sequence GTGACTCCACAATCGCAAATACATAATGCCAATGAGGCACTTACTTTTAGTGAACGTTTTTTAACCGCAGCACAGCAATTAGCTGCAAGTAACCTTTATGACCGTGCGACTTCACAGCTTTATTACGCGGTATTTCATGCAGTGCGCGCCTTGCTTTTTACCGCTGGAATTGAACCGCGTTCACATAGAAGTTTGCGTTCTTTATTTCGCTTACACTTCGTTAAAAATGGACTATTTTTAAATGAAGATGCAGTGTTTTTAGATCAACTATCACAAGAGAGAGAAGATGCTGATTATGTAATCACCTATGTCGTAGATATTAAAGAATATGAGGGATGGCTTACCCAAGCTCAAGATTTAATAGCAAGAATTAAAACGAATGTTCCCCATTAA
- a CDS encoding nucleotidyltransferase domain-containing protein: MLRDPKLLTDTLNENEQAALQAWITFAKAEYKDGIKSITIFGSRARGDQNNDSDIDIAAIVANELATNARKVLRRKAAEINLHYDTALAILVLSESRWNELLYHERLIALDIEHEGIKL, encoded by the coding sequence ATGCTACGTGACCCTAAACTGCTGACGGATACACTAAATGAAAATGAACAAGCCGCACTACAAGCGTGGATCACTTTCGCAAAAGCCGAATATAAAGACGGTATTAAAAGCATAACTATATTTGGTTCGCGCGCCCGTGGGGACCAGAATAACGATTCTGATATTGATATTGCTGCAATTGTTGCTAACGAACTTGCGACAAACGCTCGTAAAGTTTTACGACGTAAAGCAGCCGAGATAAACTTACACTATGACACCGCGTTAGCAATACTGGTACTTAGTGAAAGTCGTTGGAATGAATTGCTATATCATGAAAGACTTATAGCACTTGATATTGAACATGAAGGAATCAAACTGTGA